The Chloroflexota bacterium DNA window ATTACCGTAAGTATGTGGAGAAGGATGCTGCTCTGGAACGTCGCTTCCAGCCCGTCACGGTAGACGAACCCACCGTGGAGCAGACTGTGGAAATACTACAGGGTATCAAGGAGCGCTACGAGGAGCACCATCAACTCAAGATAAGTGATGACTCGATAAGAGCAGCGGCCAACCTGGCATCGCGTTACATAGCTGACCGCTTCTTGCCTGACAAGGCCATTGATCTGGTGGACGAGGCTGCCTCTCGAGTGCGTCTCAGGGGAGGAACTGTCCCTATCGGTTTGAAAGAAACGAAGAGGGCACTGGACAGCGTGCGCCAGGACAAAGAAACCGCTATTAGCGCACAGCAATACGAATACGCTGTGGAACTACGCGACCGCGAGATTCATCTGATGGAGAAGATCAAGGAACTGGAAAGCAACTGGCAGGCTGAGCTGAGCCGCGACAAGCCCGTGGTAACGGAAGAGGACATTACCGAAGTGGTGAGCATGTGGACTGGTATCCCCGTGGTAAAACTGGCATCAGACGAGGTAGCCAGGCTGCTACACATGGAAGAAGCCCTGCATCAGCGGATCATCTCTCAGGATGAAGCTATCGTCACTGTGGCCAAGGCGGTGAGGCGTGCCCGCACCGGTCTGAAAGACCCCAGACGCCCTATAGGCAGTTTCATCTTCCTTGGACCTACAGGGGTGGGAAAAACGGAGCTGGTCAGAGCTTTAGCCGAGTTCATGTTTGGCAGTGAGGATGCCCTGATTCGGCTTGACATGTCGGAGTTTATGGAAAGGCACACCGTGGCCCGCTTGGTGGGAGCTCCTCCAGGGTATGTTGGCTACGATGAGGGTGGCCAATTGACAGAAGCGGTAAGGCGCAAGTCCTACTGTGCTATCCTCCTCGACGAAATCGAGAAGGCGCATCCTGATGTGTTCAATATCTTGCTTCAGATTTTCGATGATGGCCATTTGACCGACGCTAAAGGGAGGAAGGTCGATTTCCGGAATAGCATCATAGTTATGACAAGCAATATCGGCGCCGAACTGATTAAGAAGGATGCTGTTATGGGCTTTGTCAGCCGCACTGATGAATCCAAAACCAGACAGCGTTCCTACGAGAGGATGAAGGAAAAGCTTCTGGAGGAGCTGAAGAAGACCTTCCGCCCAGAATTCCTTAACCGCCTTGATGGAGTGGTAGTCTTCCGTCATCTGACTAAAGAGGACATTCGACAGATCGTGGATCTGATGCTCCGTCCGCTGAGAGCTCAGCTCATTGAGAGGGGCATGGGATTAGTAGTGACAGACACGGCCAAAGACCTTCTCTGTGAAAAGGGTTACGATGAAACCTTTGGTGCGCGACCACTGCGGAGGGTAATTCAGACTATGGTGGAGGATCAGCTCTCTGAAATGCTACTGCGGGGCGAATTTCAGCCAGGTGATACCGTCTGTCTGGACCGTGACGGTGACCAGATTAAGGCGCGCACCATGAGTCCGGTGGAAACAATCTCTTAGGCAGCGCACATAGCGACAGGAATCTGAAAAAGGGGAGCCCGAAAGGTGCTCCCCTTTTTGGAAGGTACGGACGGTGAACAAGCCCTCCAAAGTATCCTTTGTCTGCCAGCAATGCGGTAAGGAAAGCCCCAAATGGCTAGGACGCTGCCCTGACTGCCAGGGGTGGAGTACCTTTGTGGAGACCCGCGTGGCTGTTTCCAAGAGCGCCCGTACACCCTCAGTCCCGATAGAGCACCCAGCGTGTGAGTTGTTCCAGATAACCACTGAAGAGGTGCCACGCCTTTCCTCTGCCTTTGGCGAATTTGATCGAGTGCTTGGAGGAGGAATAGTCCCTGGCTCCCTGGTTCTTATCAGTGGTGACCCGGGGATCGGCAAATCGACCCTGCTGCTTCAGGTGTCAGACGGGATCGCCCGCCGAGGGAGGAGGGTGGTTTATACCTCAGGGGAGGAGTCGCTGTACCAGACAAGATTGCGGGCAGACCGCCTGGGGATCAAAGGTGAGGGGCTTTATCTCCTTAATGAGACCGATTTGGAGGTCATTCTGCGCCAAATGGAGGAGCTATCCCCTGGTTTAGGGGTTATCGATTCCATCCAGACGGTCTATCTGAGAGAACTGGACGGGGCACCAGGGAGCGTGTCACAAATAAGAGAATGTACACTGAGACTGATGCAGTGGGCCAAGCTGGCAACGATTCCTCTACTTATCACCGGACATGTGACCAAGGAGGGAGCTATCGCTGGCCCAAAGGTATTAGAGCACATTGTGGACGTGGTCACTTACCTGGAAGGTGAGACCTTCAGTACCTACAGGTTGTTGCGGGGCATTAAGAACCGCTTCGGGTCAACCAATGAAGTGGGTATCTTTGAAATGACAGCCGATGGGCTGGCGGAAGTACAGAATCCATCTCGAGTCTTCCTGTCCCAGCGCTCGCAGCGGGCAGCAGGCTCAGTGGTAGCCCCTGTTCTAGAAGGCACTCGCCCGCTGCTGGTAGAGATCCAGGCCCTAACCACCCAAACCAGCTTTGGCCTACCGAGGCGAACAGCAAATGGAATAGACCTTAATCGCTTGCAATTGATTGCCGCCGTGCTCACCAAACGAGTTGGGCTGCGGTTGGCGAATCAAGATATCATTGTCAATGTAGTCGGTGGGCTGAAGGTCAATGAGCCGGCTGTTGATCTGGCTGTGGCTTTGTCTGTTGCTTCCAGCTTCACTGACAGAGAAATTGACCCCAATTTGATAGCGGTGGGTGAAATAGGGCTGAGTGGGGAGGTAAGAGCGGTGGCCCAACTGGAGCGCCGGCTAGTTGAGGCAGCCAGACAGGGTTTCACTCACTGTGTCGGGCCTAAGTCCTCCCTGAATAGCCTCAAGCTTCCAGGGGGAATGAAAGCGCTGGGCGTAGACTCATTGAGGGAGGCGCTGAGGGCGACTCTGAAGAAACCTCCCCAGGAAAGAGCTACAGAGGTGGTAGCTTCCGGTGAAGCTGGGAATTCAAATTGACAAGAAGTTTCAAGGCCTGGTGAAGAAGAGATGGCTGCGGCGAGTGGTCGCAGGCTGTTTCCACACTCAAAGTAGCGGCGCGGAAGTGGAACTGGGCTTGCTGATCACAGATGACGAGACTGTACGAGAATTAAATCGAAAGTATCGGGGAATAGACAAGCCTACTGATGTCATCAGCTTCGCCCTGACTGAGGAGAAAACCCAGGGAGATTCGTTCTCCTTCGTCACACCGCCTGATGGCCTCCGTCACCTCGGCGAGGTAATCGTCTCCTATCCCCAGGCAGTGAGGCAAGCAGAGGAACAACATCATGGGATAGAAGAGGAGATAGCGCTCCTCGTTGTTCACGGTACGCTACATCTCCTGGGTTACGAGCACGACGATCCAGCAAACGAGCAGGAGATGAAAGCTTTGGAGGAAAAGGTATTATTTGAAGTGAAGAAGCGGTAAAATGGGACAGTAGCCGTGGCATCAGAGGTTTTTTATCGTAAGTGGCGTCCCCAAACCCTGGCTGAGGTGGTAGGACAGGAGCATGTCACCCAGACCCTGCGTAACGCCTTGGAGACCGGGCGGGTAGCTCATGCTTATCTCTTCTGCGGCCCCCGAGGTACAGGCAAGACG harbors:
- the radA gene encoding DNA repair protein RadA gives rise to the protein MNKPSKVSFVCQQCGKESPKWLGRCPDCQGWSTFVETRVAVSKSARTPSVPIEHPACELFQITTEEVPRLSSAFGEFDRVLGGGIVPGSLVLISGDPGIGKSTLLLQVSDGIARRGRRVVYTSGEESLYQTRLRADRLGIKGEGLYLLNETDLEVILRQMEELSPGLGVIDSIQTVYLRELDGAPGSVSQIRECTLRLMQWAKLATIPLLITGHVTKEGAIAGPKVLEHIVDVVTYLEGETFSTYRLLRGIKNRFGSTNEVGIFEMTADGLAEVQNPSRVFLSQRSQRAAGSVVAPVLEGTRPLLVEIQALTTQTSFGLPRRTANGIDLNRLQLIAAVLTKRVGLRLANQDIIVNVVGGLKVNEPAVDLAVALSVASSFTDREIDPNLIAVGEIGLSGEVRAVAQLERRLVEAARQGFTHCVGPKSSLNSLKLPGGMKALGVDSLREALRATLKKPPQERATEVVASGEAGNSN
- a CDS encoding ATP-dependent Clp protease ATP-binding subunit; translated protein: MASRFEKFSERARRALTYAQEEAQRFNHNYIGTEHILLGLVRETDGIAAKVLSNLGVDLNKVRAAVEFIIGRGGKAPAGEVGLTPRAKKVIELAVDEARRFSHTYVGTEHLLLGLLREGEGVAGGVLESLGVNLERARVETTRILNQTTGQPQPGTRSTSRTPTLDQLGMDLTAMAASGKLDPVIGRAKEIQRVIQILSRRTKNNPVLIGEPGVGKTAIVEGLAHRIVTGEVPHTLQGKRVVALDMGALVAGTKYRGEFEERLKKVIDEIKTAGNCVLFVDEMHTIVGAGAAEGAVDAANILKPSLARGQLQCIGATTLDDYRKYVEKDAALERRFQPVTVDEPTVEQTVEILQGIKERYEEHHQLKISDDSIRAAANLASRYIADRFLPDKAIDLVDEAASRVRLRGGTVPIGLKETKRALDSVRQDKETAISAQQYEYAVELRDREIHLMEKIKELESNWQAELSRDKPVVTEEDITEVVSMWTGIPVVKLASDEVARLLHMEEALHQRIISQDEAIVTVAKAVRRARTGLKDPRRPIGSFIFLGPTGVGKTELVRALAEFMFGSEDALIRLDMSEFMERHTVARLVGAPPGYVGYDEGGQLTEAVRRKSYCAILLDEIEKAHPDVFNILLQIFDDGHLTDAKGRKVDFRNSIIVMTSNIGAELIKKDAVMGFVSRTDESKTRQRSYERMKEKLLEELKKTFRPEFLNRLDGVVVFRHLTKEDIRQIVDLMLRPLRAQLIERGMGLVVTDTAKDLLCEKGYDETFGARPLRRVIQTMVEDQLSEMLLRGEFQPGDTVCLDRDGDQIKARTMSPVETIS
- the ybeY gene encoding rRNA maturation RNase YbeY — protein: MKLGIQIDKKFQGLVKKRWLRRVVAGCFHTQSSGAEVELGLLITDDETVRELNRKYRGIDKPTDVISFALTEEKTQGDSFSFVTPPDGLRHLGEVIVSYPQAVRQAEEQHHGIEEEIALLVVHGTLHLLGYEHDDPANEQEMKALEEKVLFEVKKR